In uncultured Draconibacterium sp., one genomic interval encodes:
- a CDS encoding aminotransferase class V-fold PLP-dependent enzyme, translating to MNSDPAKRIFDIQQFGEFGGVNPSITDSSTYTFLEGETMEETFLGHMEGCFLYSRHWNPSNKFLADALAAMEGTESAWITSSGMAAITCSILQLCHSGDHIITSVTTYGGTYAFLKNWLPKYNIEVSFVDITDLEQVKNALRPNTKIIYTEMVTNPLLQVSDIPALAKIAHDHQAKVMVDNTFTPMIFSPAELGADFVVYSMTKFINGKNDCVAGAICGSNEFIGQLSNVNDGTAMLLGPVLDPLRSSSILKNLHTLHLRIKQHSKNALFLAEKLEEMGVSLKYTGLPGHPQHELHNRLMNKEYGYGGMLAIDLETEKRANEVMFKMQQANVGYLAVSLGYFRTLFSCSGHSTSSEIPADVQKEMGLSDGLVRFSVGLDNDIEEIFNRIKSCL from the coding sequence ATGAACTCAGATCCTGCAAAAAGAATTTTCGATATTCAGCAATTTGGCGAATTTGGCGGTGTAAATCCATCCATAACCGATTCTTCAACTTACACTTTTCTCGAAGGTGAAACCATGGAAGAGACATTCCTTGGGCACATGGAGGGATGTTTTTTGTATTCGCGCCACTGGAATCCAAGTAATAAATTCCTTGCCGATGCATTGGCTGCAATGGAAGGCACCGAATCGGCATGGATAACATCATCAGGGATGGCTGCCATTACCTGTTCCATATTGCAACTTTGCCACTCGGGCGATCACATAATAACAAGTGTAACTACTTATGGCGGCACCTATGCATTTCTAAAAAACTGGCTTCCGAAATACAATATTGAGGTCTCGTTTGTTGATATCACCGATTTGGAACAGGTGAAAAATGCTTTGCGTCCTAACACAAAAATCATTTATACCGAAATGGTTACCAATCCTTTGCTGCAGGTTTCTGATATTCCCGCGTTGGCTAAAATTGCCCACGACCACCAGGCTAAAGTTATGGTTGACAATACTTTTACGCCCATGATATTTTCGCCCGCTGAACTGGGTGCCGATTTTGTGGTGTATAGTATGACTAAATTTATAAACGGTAAAAACGATTGTGTTGCCGGTGCTATTTGCGGATCGAACGAATTTATCGGGCAGCTTTCGAATGTAAACGACGGCACAGCAATGTTACTGGGGCCTGTTCTCGATCCCTTACGTTCATCGAGTATTCTGAAAAACCTACACACCCTGCATCTGCGTATAAAACAGCACAGTAAAAATGCCTTATTTCTGGCCGAAAAACTCGAAGAAATGGGCGTTTCATTAAAATACACCGGCCTGCCAGGCCATCCACAACACGAGCTTCACAACCGGTTAATGAATAAAGAATATGGTTACGGCGGTATGCTGGCGATCGACCTTGAAACGGAAAAACGCGCCAACGAAGTAATGTTTAAAATGCAACAGGCCAATGTTGGTTACCTGGCTGTTTCGTTGGGTTATTTCCGTACGCTGTTTAGCTGTTCGGGGCACAGCACATCATCTGAAATACCTGCTGACGTTCAAAAAGAAATGGGATTATCGGATGGGTTGGTGCGGTTTTCTGTTGGATTGGATAACGATATTGAGGAGATATTTAACCGTATAAAAAGCTGTCTGTAA
- a CDS encoding transglutaminase-like domain-containing protein gives MKQERLDALITLLDDPDTTVFQMVQQELLKEDEEIIPALEKKWEQSFDENSQNRIENIIQSLQFKRTFSGLNNWINQTPGTQDLFEGFCAVDKFQYPDLNPLNLTLKIENLRKSIWLELNNSLTLLEKTTILNHFIFNLNGYSVNLSNPNSPQNCFLNQVLDTKRGNPVSMSIFYTIIARAIELPAYLVDFPKNPLVAIVDAELAQKVHGSTRDTEVLFYINPSNKGSITSRKEIDYHLKRNEYQPTRQYAEPKPDVLFIQRLVESMLEAYNAVGYTEKEEKIKQLLSLF, from the coding sequence ATGAAACAGGAAAGACTTGATGCACTAATCACCCTCCTTGATGATCCGGATACAACAGTATTCCAGATGGTTCAACAGGAATTGCTAAAAGAAGACGAAGAGATTATTCCTGCTTTGGAAAAAAAGTGGGAACAAAGTTTTGATGAGAACAGTCAAAACCGAATTGAAAATATCATTCAAAGCCTTCAGTTTAAAAGAACTTTTAGCGGGCTGAACAACTGGATCAATCAAACGCCGGGAACGCAAGATCTTTTTGAAGGATTTTGTGCGGTGGATAAATTTCAGTACCCCGATTTGAATCCGTTAAACCTGACCTTAAAGATTGAAAACCTGCGGAAATCGATCTGGCTGGAACTGAATAACTCGTTGACACTACTTGAAAAGACAACCATATTAAATCACTTCATTTTTAATTTGAATGGTTATTCGGTGAATTTGAGCAATCCCAATTCGCCACAAAATTGCTTTTTAAACCAGGTCTTGGATACCAAACGCGGCAATCCGGTTTCGATGAGCATTTTTTATACGATTATTGCACGCGCCATCGAGCTTCCGGCATATTTGGTTGATTTTCCTAAAAACCCGCTGGTAGCCATTGTAGATGCCGAACTGGCACAAAAAGTACATGGCTCAACCCGCGATACAGAGGTGCTTTTTTATATCAATCCATCGAATAAAGGCTCTATTACCAGCCGCAAAGAAATTGATTATCACCTGAAAAGAAACGAATACCAGCCAACAAGACAATATGCCGAGCCGAAACCTGATGTTTTGTTTATACAACGTTTGGTGGAATCGATGCTTGAGGCTTATAATGCCGTTGGTTATACCGAAAAGGAAGAAAAGATAAAACAGCTGCTTAGCTTGTTTTAG
- a CDS encoding M23 family metallopeptidase — protein sequence MRTFFTPLFLLLALFGMAQQRYYTDPLKIPLLLSGSFAELRSNHFHSGIDIKTQGTTGLPVYAVADGTISRIVVSPTGYGNALYIDHPNGTTSVYGHLKAFSPEIARYVKDQQYRKQSFSVDLPIPSYLFSVKQNEEIAKSGNSGSSGGPHLHFEIRDTRTEEPLNPLNFGFPVKDNIAPKIFSVLLVPLSDSSHVAYSHTPKSYPVVFYEGKYHLKNNPILPVWGEIGVAIQTNDYFNDTYNKCGINLLRMSLNNEDQFSFSLNRFSFSDTRFINSHIVYSQYITAKRRYIKTWIDPGNKLPIYTHNGSEGHIILQNGQNGKIDIELQDSYGNTSLIDFAVVGKSAAVKTDSVGGELFVYNHFNRFQNDSVRLEIPTGALYADFHFEYHTEKASPDFYSDYHFLHNNTVPLQKNATIAIRTDSLPKHLESKVIMAYVHPVTGQFSAAGGRYEKGWVTTETRNLGVYAVTVDTIPPEITPLSIADNTLTESSRIRFKIKDDLAGIKTIEGLLDGKWALFEYDAKTATITHYFDKERFELGKDHTFKLTISDYRNNNAVYETHFWK from the coding sequence ATGAGAACATTTTTTACACCTCTTTTTCTTTTATTAGCCTTGTTTGGGATGGCGCAACAACGCTATTATACCGATCCGCTGAAGATCCCGTTGCTGCTTAGCGGAAGTTTTGCCGAGCTGCGCAGCAATCATTTTCATTCGGGCATCGACATAAAAACCCAGGGAACAACAGGTTTGCCGGTTTATGCTGTTGCCGATGGAACGATTTCCCGCATTGTGGTTTCGCCAACGGGTTACGGCAACGCCTTGTATATCGATCATCCCAACGGAACCACTTCGGTTTACGGGCATTTAAAAGCTTTTAGTCCTGAAATTGCGAGGTATGTAAAAGATCAGCAATACAGAAAACAATCATTTAGTGTCGACCTCCCCATTCCCTCCTATCTCTTTTCGGTAAAACAAAATGAAGAGATTGCCAAAAGCGGGAACAGCGGAAGTTCGGGCGGGCCACATCTGCATTTCGAAATTCGCGACACCAGGACCGAAGAGCCACTAAATCCTTTAAATTTTGGATTTCCGGTGAAAGATAATATTGCCCCGAAAATATTTTCGGTGTTGTTGGTTCCGCTCTCCGATAGTTCGCATGTGGCTTATTCGCACACGCCAAAAAGTTATCCGGTGGTTTTTTACGAGGGCAAATACCACTTAAAAAACAATCCAATCCTTCCGGTTTGGGGAGAAATTGGTGTTGCCATACAAACCAACGATTATTTTAACGATACCTACAACAAGTGCGGTATAAACCTCTTGCGTATGTCGTTGAATAACGAAGATCAGTTCTCTTTTTCATTGAATCGTTTTTCGTTTAGCGATACGCGTTTTATTAACAGTCATATCGTTTACAGCCAGTACATAACAGCAAAACGCCGTTACATAAAAACCTGGATCGATCCGGGAAACAAACTCCCAATTTACACGCACAACGGATCAGAAGGACACATTATTCTCCAAAACGGGCAAAACGGAAAAATTGATATAGAGCTGCAAGACTCGTATGGAAATACCTCCTTAATCGACTTTGCTGTTGTGGGTAAGAGTGCAGCTGTAAAAACCGACTCTGTAGGAGGTGAACTATTTGTTTATAACCATTTCAATCGTTTTCAAAACGATTCCGTTCGACTGGAAATTCCTACAGGTGCTTTATACGCTGATTTTCATTTTGAATACCACACAGAAAAGGCTTCTCCCGATTTTTACTCCGATTATCATTTCCTTCACAACAATACCGTTCCCTTACAGAAAAATGCAACGATTGCTATTCGCACCGACAGTCTTCCAAAGCATCTCGAATCGAAAGTTATTATGGCTTACGTTCACCCGGTAACCGGCCAATTCAGCGCTGCCGGTGGCCGTTACGAAAAAGGATGGGTAACAACAGAGACGCGCAATCTGGGCGTTTATGCAGTTACGGTCGACACGATTCCGCCGGAAATAACACCATTGAGCATTGCGGACAACACGCTTACTGAGTCGAGCCGGATACGATTTAAAATTAAGGATGATCTTGCCGGAATAAAAACCATTGAAGGTTTGCTCGATGGGAAATGGGCACTTTTTGAATACGATGCCAAAACAGCCACAATAACCCATTATTTCGATAAGGAGCGATTTGAACTGGGGAAAGATCATACCTTCAAATTAACAATTTCCGACTATCGAAATAACAATGCGGTTTATGAAACTCACTTTTGGAAGTGA
- the rny gene encoding ribonuclease Y yields MDIIIGVAAGFIVGGALAYLVWDKALKAKKNRIIGEGKSEAEVIKKDKILQAKEKFLQLKSEHEKYINERNSQLAKEENRYKQRETTLNQRRDELNRKTKEFETTRREVEAIRDNLNTQLQRVEHKSEELDKVHKQHLEKLEQISGLSADDAKEQLVESLQEEAKTEAVAYINEIMEEAKQTANKEAKKIVVKSIQRVATETAIENAVTIFHIESDEIKGRIIGREGRNIRALEAATGVEIVVDDTPEAIVLSAFDPVRREIARLALHQLVTDGRIHPARIEEVVQKVKKQVDEEVIETGKRTAIDLGIHGLHPELIRLVGKMKYRSSYGQNLLQHSREVANLCATMASELGLNPKKAKRAGLLHDIGKVPDDEPELPHAVLGMKLAEKYKEKPDICNAIGAHHDEVEMQSLFAPIVQVCDAISGARPGARREVVESYIKRLKDLEDLALSYPGVLKTYAIQAGRELRVIVGSEKLTDQDTEQLSYDISKRIQDEMTYPGQIKITVIRETRAVSYAK; encoded by the coding sequence ATGGATATAATAATAGGTGTAGCCGCAGGGTTTATTGTGGGAGGCGCTTTAGCTTATCTGGTGTGGGATAAGGCCCTGAAGGCGAAAAAGAATCGGATTATCGGCGAAGGAAAATCCGAGGCCGAAGTGATTAAAAAAGATAAAATATTGCAGGCTAAAGAAAAGTTTCTGCAGTTAAAATCGGAACACGAAAAGTACATTAATGAAAGGAACTCGCAGTTAGCGAAGGAGGAGAACAGGTACAAACAACGTGAGACAACTTTAAATCAACGTCGTGATGAGTTGAATCGCAAAACAAAAGAATTTGAAACTACACGCCGTGAAGTGGAAGCTATTCGCGATAATTTGAATACACAATTACAGCGTGTTGAACACAAAAGCGAAGAGCTTGATAAAGTTCACAAACAACACCTTGAAAAACTGGAGCAGATTTCAGGACTTTCGGCTGATGATGCAAAAGAGCAGTTGGTAGAATCGTTACAGGAAGAAGCCAAAACTGAAGCTGTTGCGTACATTAATGAAATAATGGAAGAGGCGAAACAGACTGCCAATAAGGAAGCTAAAAAGATCGTTGTAAAATCGATTCAACGTGTAGCTACCGAAACGGCAATTGAAAATGCTGTAACTATTTTCCACATCGAAAGCGACGAGATTAAAGGACGAATTATTGGTCGCGAAGGACGTAACATTCGTGCACTTGAAGCTGCTACCGGTGTTGAAATTGTTGTTGATGATACGCCGGAAGCCATTGTACTTTCAGCTTTCGATCCGGTACGTCGCGAGATTGCGCGCCTGGCATTACACCAGTTGGTAACCGACGGACGTATTCACCCTGCACGTATTGAAGAAGTGGTGCAGAAAGTGAAAAAACAGGTGGACGAAGAAGTTATTGAAACCGGTAAACGTACTGCCATCGACCTCGGAATTCATGGTTTACACCCTGAGTTGATTCGTCTGGTTGGTAAAATGAAATACCGTTCGTCGTACGGACAAAACCTGCTGCAACACTCGCGTGAGGTAGCTAACCTTTGTGCTACAATGGCGTCGGAGCTGGGATTAAATCCTAAAAAAGCTAAACGTGCAGGATTGTTACACGATATTGGTAAAGTGCCGGATGACGAGCCGGAATTGCCACACGCAGTTCTGGGTATGAAACTGGCCGAGAAATACAAAGAGAAACCGGATATTTGCAACGCCATTGGTGCTCACCACGACGAAGTGGAAATGCAATCATTATTTGCACCAATCGTTCAGGTTTGTGATGCTATTTCCGGTGCTCGTCCGGGTGCCCGTCGCGAGGTGGTTGAGTCGTACATTAAACGATTGAAAGACCTTGAAGATTTGGCTCTTTCTTATCCTGGTGTATTAAAAACATACGCTATTCAGGCGGGTAGAGAATTACGTGTAATTGTTGGTTCGGAGAAATTGACCGATCAGGATACCGAACAACTTTCATACGATATCTCGAAACGTATTCAGGATGAAATGACTTATCCGGGACAAATTAAGATTACTGTAATCAGGGAAACCCGTGCAGTAAGTTACGCGAAGTAA
- a CDS encoding cell division protein ZapA has translation MKDKDFRIHIKIDGRVYPLNINRDEEERYRKAAKIVEETISSFRKMFQDNDNQDILAMTAFQVALRYTEEQQSRDYSQFVDDIKDIKDDISDFLKEKGEK, from the coding sequence TTGAAAGATAAAGACTTTAGAATACATATTAAGATTGATGGACGGGTTTACCCTCTAAACATCAATCGCGACGAAGAAGAGAGATACCGAAAAGCTGCAAAGATTGTTGAAGAAACGATTTCGTCATTTCGGAAGATGTTTCAGGATAACGACAATCAGGATATTTTGGCAATGACTGCATTTCAGGTGGCACTGCGTTACACTGAAGAGCAACAGAGCCGGGATTACTCTCAATTCGTTGATGATATAAAGGATATAAAGGATGATATTTCGGATTTTCTTAAGGAAAAGGGAGAGAAATAA
- a CDS encoding patatin-like phospholipase family protein, translating into MIKSLLVILFFTFSVVQSKAQSVGLVLSGGGAKGMAHIGVIRVLEENNIPIDYISGTSIGAIVGGLYAAGYSTDEMEELFKSDDFYFWSTGKIQREYRYYFKRQEDDPTWVQLRVAKKNEKVKILPPTNIIPGEQMDFAFMELTAATSAACNYDFNQLMVPFFCIAADVNNSKPLVLRDGDLGNAMRASMTVPLYFKPIEIDGKLLFDGGLLNNFPTDHMKEIFNPDIIIGHKVADDARAADADDVMRQISNMVMRPTNFEIKPSDGILLETKFDNVGLLDFNKIDTVLARGEQTTLAKIDSIKQLVKRRVPKEEIQAKRDSFNARKPELNFQNIQVEGVSDPMQRQFIIQSIKHRNNIVSLSSLKTEYFKLVADEQLKSIQPITRYNPGTGYFDLHLKVEPEKRLDLSIGGNISTKPINQGFAAINFRSYNSRAYSLHSNIYFGRFYSSFKLGGRIDYPTALPFYLESYLTFNRWDYFSSSTELIFEDVRSPFIIKDETNFRLETGLPLGLHSKIYAGLAYSSASNDFYQTDETDEGSMPNNSKFNAFVSKVGFENNSLNYKQYATEGAHRGIDGRFVIGEEKYTAGNNTGSSKKITDHNYFQLHAHSLRYFSLGERFVLGTHLETFLSTKELLQTYRSTKLSAQGFTPSPHSKSLFINEFNSNNYLAGGLKAIFKFSPDWHLRVEGYGFCPIHEELEQPDLTAVKNDDFIDNYYLQGLAALVYQTGIGPISLSFNYYEKSNTNLYVTLNFGYILFNKRGL; encoded by the coding sequence ATGATTAAATCGCTCCTTGTTATCCTGTTTTTTACTTTTTCCGTTGTGCAAAGCAAAGCTCAATCGGTTGGGCTTGTGCTCAGTGGCGGTGGCGCCAAGGGAATGGCACATATTGGCGTAATACGGGTTTTGGAAGAAAACAATATTCCAATCGACTATATATCAGGAACTTCAATTGGGGCAATTGTTGGGGGGCTTTATGCTGCCGGTTATTCGACCGACGAAATGGAAGAGCTTTTTAAGTCCGACGATTTCTATTTCTGGTCGACCGGAAAAATACAACGCGAATACCGCTATTATTTTAAACGTCAGGAAGACGATCCCACCTGGGTACAACTTCGTGTGGCTAAAAAAAATGAAAAAGTTAAAATTCTGCCACCCACCAATATTATTCCCGGCGAACAAATGGATTTTGCGTTTATGGAATTAACAGCTGCTACCAGTGCCGCCTGTAATTACGATTTTAATCAGCTGATGGTGCCTTTCTTTTGTATTGCTGCCGATGTTAACAATAGTAAACCATTAGTTCTGCGTGATGGCGATCTGGGAAATGCGATGCGGGCGTCAATGACTGTTCCGCTTTATTTTAAACCCATTGAAATTGACGGCAAACTTTTGTTCGACGGAGGTCTGCTGAATAACTTCCCGACCGATCATATGAAAGAGATTTTTAACCCGGATATTATTATCGGGCATAAGGTTGCTGATGACGCAAGAGCTGCCGATGCCGATGATGTTATGCGGCAAATTTCGAACATGGTAATGCGGCCGACTAATTTTGAGATTAAACCATCGGATGGGATTTTACTGGAAACAAAATTTGATAATGTTGGCCTGCTCGATTTTAATAAAATAGATACAGTTCTGGCCCGCGGAGAACAAACTACACTGGCCAAAATAGATAGTATAAAACAACTGGTTAAACGTCGTGTTCCGAAGGAAGAAATTCAGGCAAAACGCGACAGTTTTAATGCACGGAAACCTGAACTAAATTTTCAAAATATTCAGGTTGAAGGTGTTAGCGACCCCATGCAACGTCAGTTTATCATACAAAGTATTAAACACCGAAATAATATCGTATCGTTATCTTCCTTAAAAACCGAGTATTTTAAATTGGTGGCCGACGAACAACTGAAGTCGATTCAACCCATTACGCGCTACAATCCCGGCACCGGTTATTTCGACCTGCATTTAAAAGTAGAACCCGAAAAACGCCTTGATTTGAGTATTGGCGGTAATATTTCTACCAAACCCATTAACCAGGGCTTTGCTGCTATTAATTTCAGAAGCTACAACAGTAGAGCGTACTCGCTTCATTCGAACATTTATTTTGGAAGGTTTTACAGTTCTTTTAAACTGGGCGGCCGTATTGATTATCCAACAGCACTGCCTTTCTACCTCGAGTCGTATTTAACTTTTAACCGCTGGGATTATTTTTCGTCGAGTACAGAGCTGATTTTCGAGGATGTTCGCTCGCCGTTCATTATAAAAGATGAAACCAACTTCAGGTTAGAAACAGGATTACCGTTGGGCTTGCATAGTAAGATTTATGCGGGTCTTGCCTATTCTTCGGCAAGTAACGACTTTTATCAAACAGATGAAACGGATGAAGGAAGTATGCCTAACAACTCAAAATTTAATGCTTTTGTCTCGAAGGTAGGATTCGAAAATAACTCACTGAATTACAAACAGTATGCAACAGAAGGCGCTCACCGGGGAATTGATGGCAGATTTGTTATTGGCGAAGAGAAATACACAGCCGGAAATAACACAGGCTCCTCAAAGAAAATAACCGATCACAATTATTTTCAGCTTCACGCCCACTCGTTACGCTATTTTTCGTTGGGCGAACGATTTGTGTTGGGTACACACCTCGAAACATTCTTAAGTACCAAAGAATTGCTGCAAACGTACCGGTCGACAAAACTTTCGGCCCAGGGATTTACCCCATCACCACATAGTAAATCGTTGTTTATTAACGAATTTAATTCGAATAACTACCTGGCAGGAGGATTAAAAGCCATATTTAAATTTTCGCCCGACTGGCATCTTCGTGTTGAAGGTTATGGATTCTGTCCCATTCATGAAGAGTTGGAACAACCTGACCTTACAGCAGTTAAAAACGACGATTTTATAGATAACTATTACCTGCAGGGATTGGCCGCTTTGGTTTATCAAACCGGAATTGGACCGATAAGTCTTTCGTTTAATTATTACGAAAAGAGTAACACCAATCTTTATGTCACCCTTAATTTTGGATATATCTTATTCAACAAACGAGGTTTGTAG
- a CDS encoding C69 family dipeptidase gives MRKIRVMGMLVLAFILLNQQVSNACTNFLISKGASLDGSTMITYAADSHTLYGELYHQPAADHPVGAMRKIYEWDTGIYLGEIPQPTHTYGVIGNMNEFQLAIAETTFGGRSELSNQPGAIMDYGSLIYVTLQRAKTAREAIEVMTGLVEEYGYYSSGESFSIADPEEVWILEMIGKGQGEKGAVWVAMRIPDGFISGHANQARITTFPLNDSKNCLYSKDVISFAREKGWFMGTNKDFSFSDIYAPVDFGAARFCDARVWAGFNKVAGGMEEYTEYAKGIVEKGGENDYASNRLPLWVKPDKQLSVQDVMGMMRDHFEGTELDMTQDLGAGPYGLPYRWRGLTWEVDSVEYCNERAISTQQTGFSFVAQCRNWLPDPIGGILWFGVDDTYSTCYAPMYCGITEIPECFEVGNGDLLTYSETSAFWTFSQVANYAYLRYNDMIKDVKIVQRQLEDKFVAFVPVVDKAAETLYNSTNEEQARKFITEFSVNEAESMTRRWKELYHYLIVKYTDGNIKRESNGEFVRTETGMPETPIFAGYPEWWYKAVVNATGDHFKVKGNSH, from the coding sequence ATGAGGAAGATTAGGGTTATGGGAATGCTCGTTCTGGCATTCATTCTATTAAATCAGCAGGTTTCAAATGCTTGTACCAATTTTTTAATTTCAAAAGGCGCTTCTCTCGACGGGTCAACAATGATCACGTACGCGGCCGATTCGCACACGCTTTACGGCGAGTTATATCATCAGCCGGCTGCTGATCACCCCGTAGGTGCCATGCGCAAAATATACGAATGGGACACCGGCATTTATTTAGGTGAAATTCCACAACCGACACACACCTATGGTGTTATCGGCAATATGAACGAATTTCAGTTGGCCATTGCAGAAACCACTTTTGGCGGACGCAGCGAATTATCAAACCAGCCGGGAGCTATCATGGACTACGGCAGTTTGATTTATGTAACACTTCAACGTGCCAAAACAGCCCGCGAAGCTATTGAAGTGATGACCGGCCTTGTTGAGGAATATGGTTATTACAGCTCGGGCGAGTCGTTTTCAATTGCTGATCCTGAAGAAGTTTGGATTTTGGAAATGATTGGTAAAGGACAGGGCGAAAAAGGTGCTGTTTGGGTAGCCATGCGTATTCCCGATGGTTTTATAAGCGGACATGCCAACCAGGCCCGCATTACAACTTTCCCCTTAAACGACTCAAAAAACTGTCTGTACTCAAAAGACGTAATTTCGTTTGCCCGCGAAAAAGGCTGGTTTATGGGAACCAATAAAGATTTTTCTTTTTCTGATATATATGCTCCGGTTGACTTTGGTGCAGCACGTTTTTGCGATGCCCGCGTTTGGGCTGGTTTTAACAAAGTTGCCGGCGGAATGGAAGAATACACCGAATATGCAAAGGGAATCGTGGAGAAAGGTGGCGAAAATGATTATGCTTCAAACCGTTTGCCCTTGTGGGTAAAACCCGATAAACAACTGAGCGTTCAGGATGTAATGGGCATGATGCGCGACCATTTTGAAGGAACGGAACTGGATATGACACAGGATTTGGGAGCCGGACCATACGGACTGCCCTACCGCTGGCGTGGCTTGACCTGGGAAGTTGATTCGGTTGAATACTGCAACGAACGTGCAATTTCAACACAGCAAACCGGGTTTTCGTTTGTGGCGCAATGCCGCAACTGGTTGCCCGATCCGATTGGAGGAATTCTGTGGTTTGGCGTTGACGACACCTACTCTACCTGTTACGCCCCCATGTATTGCGGAATTACTGAGATCCCGGAATGTTTTGAAGTGGGTAACGGTGATTTGCTTACTTACAGCGAAACATCGGCCTTTTGGACTTTCAGCCAGGTGGCTAATTACGCCTACCTGCGTTACAACGATATGATTAAAGATGTAAAAATCGTTCAACGTCAACTGGAAGATAAATTTGTTGCATTTGTTCCCGTGGTTGATAAAGCTGCCGAAACTTTATATAATAGCACAAACGAAGAACAGGCACGAAAATTTATTACCGAATTCTCGGTTAATGAAGCTGAAAGTATGACCCGCCGGTGGAAAGAACTATATCATTACCTGATCGTAAAATATACCGATGGAAATATAAAACGCGAAAGTAACGGCGAATTTGTGCGTACCGAAACGGGGATGCCTGAAACACCGATTTTTGCCGGGTATCCCGAATGGTGGTACAAGGCAGTTGTAAACGCTACCGGCGACCATTTTAAAGTAAAAGGTAACAGCCACTAA
- a CDS encoding anhydro-N-acetylmuramic acid kinase: protein MKSFPGKKTTIKAIGMMSGTSLDGLDIAAVEFSEDNNKRAFKLLEAETISYTPEWKKRLETAHTLSGTELTKLNAEYGFSLGEQAQKFIDKTKFAADLIASHGHTVFHQPENGFTLQIGSGAHLATKSNCLTICDFRTGDVVLGGQGAPLVPIGDSLLFSEYDYCLNLGGFANISYDEKGVRLAFDNCPVNIVLNPLAEEFGLPYDKNGDLGRKGKISESMLKKLNALSYYHQKPPKSLGREWIESDVLPILNESGLNTHDKMRTFYEHIAVQITKDLSGEGKMLVTGGGAFNSFLIERMQALTTTKIVLPDPELIDYKEAIVFAFMGVLRLQEQINCLASVTGARKDSCGGVIFLP from the coding sequence ATGAAAAGTTTCCCGGGAAAAAAAACTACGATTAAAGCCATTGGAATGATGTCGGGCACCTCGCTTGACGGATTAGACATTGCGGCTGTTGAATTTTCAGAAGACAATAATAAAAGGGCGTTTAAATTATTGGAAGCCGAAACCATTTCGTACACTCCTGAATGGAAAAAACGCCTGGAAACAGCACATACACTTTCGGGAACTGAATTAACAAAACTAAACGCAGAATACGGATTTTCCCTGGGCGAACAAGCTCAAAAATTTATCGACAAAACAAAATTCGCAGCAGATTTAATCGCCTCGCACGGCCACACGGTTTTTCATCAACCCGAAAATGGTTTCACACTACAAATTGGCAGTGGAGCACATCTTGCAACAAAAAGCAATTGCCTTACAATTTGCGATTTCAGAACCGGTGATGTGGTACTCGGTGGCCAGGGAGCGCCGCTTGTCCCCATTGGCGACAGCCTGCTTTTTTCAGAATACGATTACTGCCTTAACCTGGGTGGTTTTGCCAATATTTCGTACGATGAAAAAGGCGTTCGTTTAGCTTTTGACAATTGCCCGGTAAACATTGTTTTAAATCCGCTGGCGGAAGAATTTGGTCTGCCCTATGATAAAAACGGCGACCTGGGACGGAAAGGAAAAATTAGTGAATCGATGCTGAAGAAATTGAATGCACTCTCCTACTATCACCAGAAGCCTCCAAAGTCGCTGGGACGAGAATGGATCGAATCTGATGTTCTCCCCATTCTGAATGAATCAGGATTGAATACACACGATAAGATGCGCACCTTTTACGAGCACATTGCTGTGCAAATAACAAAAGATTTGTCGGGCGAAGGGAAAATGCTGGTAACCGGTGGCGGAGCATTCAACTCCTTTTTAATTGAACGGATGCAGGCATTAACTACAACTAAAATCGTACTTCCTGATCCGGAGCTGATCGATTATAAAGAAGCCATTGTATTTGCATTTATGGGTGTGCTTCGTCTGCAAGAGCAGATAAACTGCCTGGCATCGGTAACCGGAGCACGAAAAGACAGTTGCGGCGGCGTGATCTTTTTGCCTTAG